In Pseudomonas oryzihabitans, the DNA window GCGGGTCGTCACTCTAGGCCGAAGCCGCGCTCGCCAGCAATCCTGGCTTCAGGCCAGATCAGGGCGGCGCGCCAGGGCCTGGGGCACCAGGGAGCGCAACAGCACCCCGTAGAGCGGCACGAAGAGCAGCAGGCTGACCGTCAGCTTGACGCCATAGTCGACCAGGGCGATCTCCGGCCAGTGACTGGCCATGAAGGGGTTGTCGCTGCGCCAGAAGGCCACGAAGAAGAAGGCGAGGGTATCGAGCCCATTGCCGAACAGGGTCGAGGCGGTTGGCGCCAGCCACCAGTGGGGTGAGCGCCGCAGCCGGTCGAACACCTGAATGTCGAGCAGTTGGCCGAGCACGTAGGCGCAAAAGCTGGCCAGCGAAATGCGCAGGACAAAGACGTTGACCACGGCCAGCGCCGTCCAGCCCTGGAAGCCGCCGTCCTGGAACAGCACGGAAACCAGGTAGGAGACCACCAGCGCCGGGACCATTACCCGCGCGATGACCTGGCGCGCAGGAGCCTTGCCCATTACCCGGACGGTAAGGTCGGTGGCCAGGAAGATGAAGGGGAAGCTGAAGGCGCCCCAGGTGGTATGCCAGCCGAAGAGCTGCAGCGGGAGCTGCACCAGGTAATTGCTGGCGATGATGATGAGGATGTGGAAACCGACGAGGGCGGCCACCAGGGCACGCCGCGGGGTAGCAGGCAAGGCAGACATGGGCAGTCCTTTTTTGATTACCTGGGGTGAGGGAACCCAGGGCGCTGAGGCGGGGCGGCATTCTACGGATTCACAATGCCCCTGGCGAGTGCGGCCCGGCGGGGGATGACCAAAAGACCCGGTTGAGCGATGGGCAGACCCCTCGGGCTCCTGATAACTTGTACGACTTCCGCACGAACAGAGAGCTTCCAGATGCACTTTCGATCGCTGGGTCGTACCGATCTCAAGGTTAGCGCCATCGCGCTGGGCACCATGACCTGGGGTGAGCAGAACACCGAAGCCGAGGCCTTCGAGCAGCTGCGCGCTGCCAAGGCTGCCGGGGTCAACTTCATCGACACGGCGGAGATGTATCCGGTACCGCCGCGCGCCGAAACCTATACCCGTACCGAAACCATCATCGGCAACTATTTTCGCCAGCAGGGTGACCGCGCCGACTGGATACTGGCCAGCAAGGCGGCCGGTCCCGGGCGCGACATGGACTATATCCGCGAGGGCGGGCTGGCGTTCACAAAGGCCAATCTCACCGCGGCGCTGGACGCCAGTCTCAAGCGCCTCAACACCGACTACCTGGATCTCTACCAGCTGCACTGGCCGGATCGCCGGACGAACTACTTCGGTCAGCTGGGTTATGAGCACAGCGAGGCGGCCTTCACGCCCCTGGAAGAGACTCTCGAAGCCCTCGACGGCCTGGTGCGCGCGGGCAAGGTCCGCCATGTGGGCCTGTCCAACGAAACGCCATGGGGCGTGCAGCAGTTTCTGCACCTGAGCGAGACCCGGGGCTGGCCGCGGGTGGTCTCCATCCAGAATCCCTACAACCTGCTCAATCGCAGCTTCGAAGTCGGTCTGGCCGAGCAGGCCATCCGTGAGCAGGTGGGCTTGCTGGCCTATTCGCCGCTCGCCTTTGGCGTGCTGGCTGGCAAATACCTGCAGGGCGCCCGTCCGGACGGTGCCCGGCTGACCCTGTTCGAGCGCTTCCAGCGCTACAGCAATCCCCAGGCGCAGCGTGCCGCCCAGGCCTATGTCGAGTTGGCGCGGGACCGTGGTCTGGATCCGGCGCAGATGGCTCTGGCTTTCGTCACCAGCCGCCCCTTCGTGACCAGCAACATCATCGGCGCCACCTCGCTCGCCCAGCTGGAAAGCAATCTGGCGAGCAGCGAACTGGTACTGGACAGCGAAACGCTGGCCGCCATCGAAGCCATCCACGTCGCCCAGCCCAATCCGGCGCCTTGATCCACGCGGCACGCCAACGCCCGGTACAGCACTGTACCGGGCGTGTTTTTTGGGGAGATCCAGTGGCTAACAGGGGCAGTCGGTACGGCTGCGCTCGACAGGGCAGCGGCGCAAGGCCTGCTGACCCTGACGCCTATTAAAACCTTGGCCTTGACGCCCTAGAGTCGGACCTTTCCTCACGCGTGCAGGTGTCCGCCATGGCGTCATACGAGATCGTGCTCCTGGGTGATCAAGATGCTTCCATCCTCGCTCATCAGGCCATTCCACAGGCCCTGGCGCTGGCTGCCACGGAGCTCGGCGTCGTACTGCGGCCGCGCTGGCTGCCGAGCGTGGAAGCGGATGGCGCGCTGCGCGCCTGTGACGGTCTCTGGTGCGTCCCGGGCAGCCCCTATCGTAATCGTGAAGGTGTCCTGGCGACGATCCGCACGGTCCGGGAGCAGCGGATTCCTTTTCTCGGTACCTGCGGCGGTCTGCAGTATGCGTTGCTGGAATACGCCCACTCGGTGCTGGGCTGGGCCGATGCCGCCCACGCCGAGGAAAATCCATTGACGACACGGGCATTGCTGGCGCCGCTGAGCTGTGCCCGCGTTGAATTTCACAATGAACTCCGTCTGCTACCGGATTCGCGGCTGATAGGGCTGGACGGAAGCGAGCGGGCCCGGGCTGCCTATCATTGTCGCTTCGGCGTGAATGCCGAGTACCTGCCGGCGCTGCTCGCCGCGGGCTGGCGCGTGCTGGCCTGGGATGACGAAGAGCTGCCGGTCGCCTTCGAACTCCAGACCCATCCCTGTCATTTCGGCACCCTCTACCAGCCGGAACGCGAAGCGCTGGCCGGGCAGGTGCCGGTGGCGGTGCGGTCCTGGCTGAAGGCGGTTATCGCCGCCCGGGCAGAGCAGCCATGAGCCGGGTGGCCGTGCCTGAGGACTGCGTAGTCGTCGCCTTCGTCTCACAGCGCGCGGACGAGGATCCCGCCTATGAGCGGATGGCCAGGCGCATGCTGGAGCTGGCGCAGGAGCAGCCGGGCTTTCTGGCGGTGGAGTCGGTGCGTGGCGCCGATGGCCTGGGCATCACGCTGTCCTACTGGGTCGACCAGGCCTCCGCGGCGGCCTGGGGCACCCATCCGGAGCATCGCGAGGCGCAACGGCTGGGCCATGAACGCTGGTATCGCTGGCATGACATCCGGGTCATGCGGCTGCTGTCGTCGCGTTCCGGGGCCGGCGTCACTCCACCCGAACCGCCCCCAGGGCCGGCGTGACGCGAATCCAGCCGACGCGGCTGTCTTCACCGATCAGCATGACCTTCTTCCAGGGGCGGAAGGGCGCGCTGTCCAGGACCAGGATGCGATCATCGGGGTTGAGCAGGGTGATCAGCTGGCGGTTGGCGACCACGCTACGTTCCGGCATGGAGGGATACTGCATCAACGGAATCTGTCCGCCGCGAATCTGCCAGGTCTCGCCGCTGGAGGCGTTGATGAAGGTGGGCAGGCGCGTCAGCACGATGGCCAGCGCGAAGAACCCCAGCAACAACAGGACGAGGCGATGCGTCACCGTGCGGGCGGCGGCGATATCGGGTGAAAGCTTTCCAAGCGAGGACATGGAAAAGGCTCTGGGCGGCAGGACGGTGGAGCTTGAATGCTACCGTCAGGCGGCCAATTGACATCATTCGAATGAACGAAAGGTCAACGGCTACTCATTCGCCAGTGCCAGAGTGTGACCGGCCGCAAAGCAGCCGGCTAGAGAGGCCGCCTCAGGGGGCCAGTTGGCGAGTGACTTCCACGGCCTTGTCGAAGGACGGATAGCCGCTCTTGGCCACCGCGAGCTCCGCATAGGCGCTCTTGTAGGTCTGCGCCTGGATGGGATCCGCCTCGGGCACCAGGAAGGGATCGGTGTACATGCGATAGAGCAGGGCGTACGCCAGGGGATAGTGGTGGCTGGCCGACGTGTTCAGCAGTTCCAGTACATCGTCGGTCTGCGGCCCCTGCTTGATGGCCACCACCGCCCGGTAGAATTCCACCTCCCCATCGGCACTGCTGCCACCGTTGCGCAACAGCAGGGCATCCGCGAGCTTGAGCTGTTCTTCACTGCCGCCCAGCACCAGCAGCTTGGCCTGCAAGAGGTCGTTCTGGCGCAGCAGGGTGGTCTGTTCCGCGGTCAGCGGGCGCATCTCCTCGGCCTCGTGGTGACCGCCCAGGGAGCAGCCGGCGAGTGAAACACACAGCAACGGGAGCATCCATTTCTTCATATCGAGATCTATCCGCGGAGTCGTGACGCTGGTTCCAAACTTTGGACGATAGCAGTTCTTTGGCGCTTTGCGCAGAACCGGAAGCCAATCCTGGAGTCGTATCCGCACGTCCACTGAGCGCCCATGCCTGGCTATTTCCAGCGTCGCGCGCTTCGGGCATTGTATGCGACAAGCGGCTGGATAGACCGCCGTTCGTTTCGCCTTCACGTACAGATCAAAGGACTCCCATGATCACCAAATGTCTGTTTCCGGCAGCCGGCTATGGCACTCGTTTTCTCCCCGCGACCAAGGCCATGCCCAAGGAAATGCTGCCCATCGTGAACAAGCCTCTGGTGCAGTACGCCGTGGAGGAAGCTCTGGAGGCGGGCCTGCATCAAATCGGAATCGTCACCGGCCGTGGCAAGCGTTCGCTGGAAGACCATTTCGACATCAGCTACGAGCTGGAAAGCCAGATCAAGAACACCGACAAGGAAAAGTACCTGGTCGGCATTCGTAAACTGATCGACAACTGCACCTTCTCCTACACCCGTCAGGTGGAGATGAAGGGCCTGGGCCACGCCATCCTGACCGGCCGTCCGCTGATCGGTGACGAGCCCTTTGCCGTGGTGCTGGCGGACGACCTTTGCCTGAACCTCGACGGCGACAGCGTCCTCAAGCAGATGGTGAAGCTCTACAACCAGTTCCGCTGCTCCATCGTGGCCATCCAGGAAGTCCCGGCCAACGAGACCAACAAGTACGGTGTGATCGCCGGCGAGATGATCCGTGACGACATCTACCGCGTGAACAACATGGTCGAGAAGCCCAAGCCGGAAGATGCTCCTTCCAACCTGGCGATCATCGGTCGCTACATCCTGACGCCGGACATCTTCGACCTGATCGAGCAGACCGAGCCGGGCAAGGGTGGCGAGATCCAGATCACCGACGCCCTGATGAAGCAGGCTCAGGACGGTTGCGTGCTGGCCTACAAATTCAAGGGTCAGCGGTTCGATTGCGGTAGCGCGGAAGGCTTCGTCGAAGCCACCAACTTCTGCTTCGAGAATCTGTACAAGGCGCTGTAAGCCGCTGCGTGCAGTCGAGGAGGCCACCTACGGGTGGCCTTGTCGTTTCTGGCGGCTGGCCACTGGCACCGCGCCATAGGGTAGCTTGCGTTATGCTGACGCCAGCAGCAGCAGAGAGAAAGCTTCATGACGACCTATGATTTCGACCTCTTCGTGATAGGCGCCGGTTCGGGCGGGGTGCGTGCCGCGCGCTTCGCCGCCGACCTCGGTGCCCGGGTGGCGGTAGCGGAAAGCCGCTACCTGGGTGGCACCTGCGTCAACGTGGGCTGCATGCCCAAGAAGTACTTCATCTACGGCGCCTCCTTTCGCGATGAATTCCGCCAGGCGCGTGGCTATGGCTGGGATGCCGAGGTGCCGGCCTTCGACTGGAATACCCTGGTCGCCAGCAAGGACCACGAGATCCGCCGGCTGAATGGCATCTACCGGGCGCTGCTAGTCAACAGTGGGGTGACCCTGCTGGAAGCCCACGCGCGCATCCTCGACCCCCATACCGTCGAGGTGGAAGGCCAGCGCTACCGGTGCGAGCGCATCCTCATCGCCACCGGTGGCTGGCCGGACGTACCCGACTTCCCGGGGCGCGAGCACGCCATCACCTCGAACGAGGCCTTCTACCTGCCTGAGCTGCCCAAGCGGGTCGTGGTGGTGGGCGGTGGCTACATCGCCGTGGAATTCGCGTCGATCTTCCAGGGGCTCGGTGCCAAGACCACCCTGTTGTATCGCCGGGAGCTGTTCCTGCGTGGCTTCGACCGCGGGGTGCGCGAACATCTGCGCGACGAGATGCTCAAGCGTGGCCACGACCTGCAATTCAACGCCGACGTGGCGCGGATCGACAAGGCCGCTGATGGCAGCCTGCAGGTGACGCTCAAGGACGGTAGCGTCCTGGAAGCCGATTGCGTCTTCTACGCCACCGGCCGCCGGCCGATGCTGGATGACCTGGGCCTGGAAAACACGGGCGTCGCCCTGGACGAGCGCGGCTTCATCGAGGTGGGCGAGACCTTCCAGACCTCGGAGCCCTCGATCTATGCCATCGGCGACGTCATTGGCCGGGTGCAGCTGACTCCCGTTGCCCTGGCCGAAGGCATGACCCTGGCGCGCCACCTGTTCAGTCCGGACAGCTATCGTCCGCTGAACTACGATCTGATCGCCAGCGCGGTCTTCAGCCTGCCCAACCTGGCCAGCATCGGCCTGAGCGAGGAGGAGGCCCGCGAACGGGGCCATCGCCTGAAGATCTTCCAGAGCAGCTTCCGGCCGACCAAGCTCAGCCTGACCGAGGTGCAGGAGCGCACCCTGATGAAGCTGGTAGTGGATGCCGACAGCGATCAGGTACTGGGCTGCCACATGGTCGGACCGGATGCCGGCGAGCAGATCCAGTGCCTGGCCATCGCCCTCAAGGCAGGGGCGACCAAGGCGTGCTTCGACGATACCCTGGGCATCCATCCCACGGCAGCGGAGGAGTGGGTGACGATGCGCAAGCCGGTCCGCGAGGACGAGGCGCGCTAGGCAGGCGCCTCACCTTCAGTAGATCACTTGGGAAGCGGCGCCGCGACGGGCGCGGCTTCCACCGCCTCACGCCGGGCATAGCGCTGCGCCAGCACCGCGCAGACCATCAGCTGGATCTGGTGGAACAGCATGATCGGCAGCAGCACCGGACCCATGGTGCTGCCGGCGAACAGTACCTTGGCCATGGGTACGCCCGTGGCCAGGCTCTTCTTGGAGCCGCAGAAGACCACGGTGATCTCGTCTTCCTTGCTCATGCCCAGCAGCCGTGCGCTGTAACAGGTGGCGAGCAGCACCAAGGTCAGCAGGGTCGCGCAGATGAACACCAGGCCCACCAGCGACAGCATCGGCGTTTCTCGCCACAGGCCTTCGATCACCGCGGCACTGAAGGCGGTATAGACCACCAGCAGGATGGAACCCTGGTCGACGAACTTGAGCTTGCCCTTGTGGCGGTCCACCCAGTGGCCGATGACCGGGCGCAGCAGCTGGCCGGCGACGAAGGGCAGCAGCAACTGGACGCAGATCTTGACGATGGCGTCCAGGGTGCTCTGGCCGTCAGAGCCGCCATGGGCGTCGAGCAGCAGCCGTACCAGCAGCGGCGTGAGGAAGATACCTAGCAGGCTGGACAGGGAGGCACTGCAGACCGCCGCCGACACATTGCCGCGGGCCATGGAAACGAAGGCAATGGAAGACTGCACCGTGGCCGGCAGGGCGCACATGAACAGCACACCAAGGTAGAGCTCCGGCGTCACCAGGGGCGCCAGCAGCGGCTGCAACGCCCACCCGAGCAGTGGAAAGGTGACGAAGGTGAAGGCAAACACCAGCAGGTGCAGCCGCCAGTGGGTGATGCCCGCCACCAGTGCCTGGCGGGACAGCTTGGCGCCGTGCAGGAAGAACAGCAGGCCGATGGCGATGTTGGTCACCACGTTGGCGATCTGGGCCGCGAGGCCGCGGCAGGGCAGCACGCTGGCGAGGATCACCGTGGCGACCAACAGCAGGGTAAAGTTATCGGGCATCAGGCGGGGACGAGCCATGGTCTCTCTCGGGTTGTCTGCGAATAGCCTCAAGGCTATCGTCTCCTGATTGAGCCGACTAACGCGAAAAGCCCCAATGATGTCGTCAAACGGACAGTCTGCGGTCGAACGTCCCGTTCCCGAACTCACCAACCTGCCGCGGCGCCTCTATGCCCGGGTCGAATCCCTGGCGCAACCCGCCTGGACGCCCTGGCACCGGCACCCCTGGGGGCAGCTGTCCTATGCCATCAAGGGTGTGCTGACGGTGACCACGGCCGAAGGCAGCTACGTGGCACCGCCACAGCGGGCGGTGTGGATCGCCGCCGATGTCGAGCACCAGGTGCGCTCTTCGCCCAAGGCCGAGATGCGCAGTCTCTATGTGGGCGCCGAGGCAGCGCCCTACGTAGGCGAGCGCTGTCGGGTGGTGGCGGTGAGTCCGTTGATTCGCGAGCTGATCAAGACCTTCAGTGGCTTCGCGCGGGAGTATGACGAGGCAGGGCCCGAGGGTAGGCTGGTGTCGGTGATGCTGGACCAGTTGCAGGCGGCGCCGGAAGTGGGGCTGTCCCTGCCGGCGCCGCAGGACGGTCGGTTGCGTCTGCTGTGCGAGGCGCTGGCGGCCAATCCGTCGGACGAACGCACCCTGGCGCAGTGGTCAGGGGTGCTGGGGGCTTCGGAAAAGACCCTGAGTCGGGCCTTCCTGCGTGATACCGAGTTGACCTTCCGAACCTGGCGGCAGCGGTTGCGGCTGATCAGTGCGCTGGAGCGCCTGGAGCAGGGCGTTGCGGTCACGGAAGTCGCCCTGGACTGCGGCTACAACTCACCGTCGGCCTTTATCGCCGCCTTTCGCCGGCAGTTCGGCGCGACACCCGGGGCCTTCGCCCTGGGCGTCTAGGGATCAGGCGGTGGCGCCGAGCAGGCTCAGGTAATCACCAAAGCCACCCCGGGCGCGGCAGTCCAGCCGCGAGCTGGTACGGACGCGTACGCTGTTGCTCCAGGCGATCCGCGCGCCCTGGGTCTTGAGCGCCGTGACCAGGCTGACGTCCTCGTCCACGGTAATTGACGGGAAGCCCCCAGCCTGCAGATAGGCCGTCGCCGAGATGCCGAAGTTGGCGCCATGGATGTGCTGATGGCCTTCACGGTCATGATAGGCCGCCTCGTAGCGGGCTCTCAGGCTGGGCGAGTGGGGAGCCCAGTCGTCCACCTCGACTACGCCACAGACCGCGTCGGCACCATAGGCGAGCTGGGCGGCGAACCAGTCCGGCGCCACCTCGGAGTCCGCATCGGTGCAGGCCAGCCAGCGGGCGCCGCGTTGGATCAGGTGCGCGGCGCCCGTCGCCCGGGTCAGGCCTACGTTGCACGCCCAGACCTCCAGAGCGGTCACCGGCAGACGCCGGACGATGTCGGCGGTGCCATCGGTGCAGCTGTCCAGAACGATGACGATCTGGACCTCTTCACCCAGCAGGGCCGGATGCCGTGCTGCGCGTAGAACGGATTGCAGACAGCGTTCGACGTGTTGCTCTTCGTTATGGGCAGGTATCACGGCACCTATCATAGAAGCTGCTCCCGGCGGGCGACGGAGGTGGGGTCGGAGGACCAGAGGGTAAGGACGAAATCGGCTTCTTCGAGCTGGCTCAGGCGGTGCAGGCCGGGCAGGGCGGCCATTCGCGCATGGACCTGGTCGCCGGTCAGGGCGCACCCCTCGATGGGATGGCGCCAGTGGCAGCCGAGCAGCACGCCACCAGGGAGCAGGGCACGTTGCGCCTGCGACAGCAGCGTGTCGAGACCGTCAGTGCCGAGGTAATAGCCGATCTCGCTGATGACGATGAGGTCGAAGGTGCCTTGCGGCCATGCGCCGGGCAGCAGTAGATGACGCACCTCGACATGGCCCTGGTCGGCCAGGCGTTCGCTGGCGGTGGCCACCGCCGAGGCGTTGC includes these proteins:
- a CDS encoding 7-cyano-7-deazaguanine/7-aminomethyl-7-deazaguanine transporter; amino-acid sequence: MSALPATPRRALVAALVGFHILIIIASNYLVQLPLQLFGWHTTWGAFSFPFIFLATDLTVRVMGKAPARQVIARVMVPALVVSYLVSVLFQDGGFQGWTALAVVNVFVLRISLASFCAYVLGQLLDIQVFDRLRRSPHWWLAPTASTLFGNGLDTLAFFFVAFWRSDNPFMASHWPEIALVDYGVKLTVSLLLFVPLYGVLLRSLVPQALARRPDLA
- a CDS encoding NADP(H)-dependent aldo-keto reductase; amino-acid sequence: MHFRSLGRTDLKVSAIALGTMTWGEQNTEAEAFEQLRAAKAAGVNFIDTAEMYPVPPRAETYTRTETIIGNYFRQQGDRADWILASKAAGPGRDMDYIREGGLAFTKANLTAALDASLKRLNTDYLDLYQLHWPDRRTNYFGQLGYEHSEAAFTPLEETLEALDGLVRAGKVRHVGLSNETPWGVQQFLHLSETRGWPRVVSIQNPYNLLNRSFEVGLAEQAIREQVGLLAYSPLAFGVLAGKYLQGARPDGARLTLFERFQRYSNPQAQRAAQAYVELARDRGLDPAQMALAFVTSRPFVTSNIIGATSLAQLESNLASSELVLDSETLAAIEAIHVAQPNPAP
- a CDS encoding glutamine amidotransferase-related protein yields the protein MASYEIVLLGDQDASILAHQAIPQALALAATELGVVLRPRWLPSVEADGALRACDGLWCVPGSPYRNREGVLATIRTVREQRIPFLGTCGGLQYALLEYAHSVLGWADAAHAEENPLTTRALLAPLSCARVEFHNELRLLPDSRLIGLDGSERARAAYHCRFGVNAEYLPALLAAGWRVLAWDDEELPVAFELQTHPCHFGTLYQPEREALAGQVPVAVRSWLKAVIAARAEQP
- a CDS encoding antibiotic biosynthesis monooxygenase family protein, coding for MSRVAVPEDCVVVAFVSQRADEDPAYERMARRMLELAQEQPGFLAVESVRGADGLGITLSYWVDQASAAAWGTHPEHREAQRLGHERWYRWHDIRVMRLLSSRSGAGVTPPEPPPGPA
- the galU gene encoding UTP--glucose-1-phosphate uridylyltransferase GalU — its product is MITKCLFPAAGYGTRFLPATKAMPKEMLPIVNKPLVQYAVEEALEAGLHQIGIVTGRGKRSLEDHFDISYELESQIKNTDKEKYLVGIRKLIDNCTFSYTRQVEMKGLGHAILTGRPLIGDEPFAVVLADDLCLNLDGDSVLKQMVKLYNQFRCSIVAIQEVPANETNKYGVIAGEMIRDDIYRVNNMVEKPKPEDAPSNLAIIGRYILTPDIFDLIEQTEPGKGGEIQITDALMKQAQDGCVLAYKFKGQRFDCGSAEGFVEATNFCFENLYKAL
- the gorA gene encoding glutathione-disulfide reductase, coding for MTTYDFDLFVIGAGSGGVRAARFAADLGARVAVAESRYLGGTCVNVGCMPKKYFIYGASFRDEFRQARGYGWDAEVPAFDWNTLVASKDHEIRRLNGIYRALLVNSGVTLLEAHARILDPHTVEVEGQRYRCERILIATGGWPDVPDFPGREHAITSNEAFYLPELPKRVVVVGGGYIAVEFASIFQGLGAKTTLLYRRELFLRGFDRGVREHLRDEMLKRGHDLQFNADVARIDKAADGSLQVTLKDGSVLEADCVFYATGRRPMLDDLGLENTGVALDERGFIEVGETFQTSEPSIYAIGDVIGRVQLTPVALAEGMTLARHLFSPDSYRPLNYDLIASAVFSLPNLASIGLSEEEARERGHRLKIFQSSFRPTKLSLTEVQERTLMKLVVDADSDQVLGCHMVGPDAGEQIQCLAIALKAGATKACFDDTLGIHPTAAEEWVTMRKPVREDEAR
- a CDS encoding bile acid:sodium symporter family protein — translated: MARPRLMPDNFTLLLVATVILASVLPCRGLAAQIANVVTNIAIGLLFFLHGAKLSRQALVAGITHWRLHLLVFAFTFVTFPLLGWALQPLLAPLVTPELYLGVLFMCALPATVQSSIAFVSMARGNVSAAVCSASLSSLLGIFLTPLLVRLLLDAHGGSDGQSTLDAIVKICVQLLLPFVAGQLLRPVIGHWVDRHKGKLKFVDQGSILLVVYTAFSAAVIEGLWRETPMLSLVGLVFICATLLTLVLLATCYSARLLGMSKEDEITVVFCGSKKSLATGVPMAKVLFAGSTMGPVLLPIMLFHQIQLMVCAVLAQRYARREAVEAAPVAAPLPK
- a CDS encoding AraC family transcriptional regulator, which translates into the protein MMSSNGQSAVERPVPELTNLPRRLYARVESLAQPAWTPWHRHPWGQLSYAIKGVLTVTTAEGSYVAPPQRAVWIAADVEHQVRSSPKAEMRSLYVGAEAAPYVGERCRVVAVSPLIRELIKTFSGFAREYDEAGPEGRLVSVMLDQLQAAPEVGLSLPAPQDGRLRLLCEALAANPSDERTLAQWSGVLGASEKTLSRAFLRDTELTFRTWRQRLRLISALERLEQGVAVTEVALDCGYNSPSAFIAAFRRQFGATPGAFALGV
- a CDS encoding glycosyltransferase; protein product: MIGAVIPAHNEEQHVERCLQSVLRAARHPALLGEEVQIVIVLDSCTDGTADIVRRLPVTALEVWACNVGLTRATGAAHLIQRGARWLACTDADSEVAPDWFAAQLAYGADAVCGVVEVDDWAPHSPSLRARYEAAYHDREGHQHIHGANFGISATAYLQAGGFPSITVDEDVSLVTALKTQGARIAWSNSVRVRTSSRLDCRARGGFGDYLSLLGATA
- a CDS encoding class I SAM-dependent methyltransferase; translation: MTVSMSYFDSLYADSEDPWDYRHRWYEARKRDLTLAMLPHQRYAQGYEPGCSTGELSRRLADRCDRLLVSDGNASAVATASERLADQGHVEVRHLLLPGAWPQGTFDLIVISEIGYYLGTDGLDTLLSQAQRALLPGGVLLGCHWRHPIEGCALTGDQVHARMAALPGLHRLSQLEEADFVLTLWSSDPTSVARREQLL